Within the Kingella potus genome, the region GGATTAATCAGTTCGGAAATAAACGAGAAATACAACTTCAAAACAGAATTTATCCAACGTCCAGGGACAAATTACAAGGTAGGTTTCCGTGTTTATGTAGAGCCAAAAATGTCGGGTTATCAGTATGCAGCATGGGGAGATACTGCGGGGTCGGATTATTCCTGTATTGAAGGCAACAGGGCAGCCAATATAGCAGCAGCTAAGGCATTTCGAACTACTGCGCCGTGTACAAAGAAATAGCACGGTACCTGCACATACTTCTCTCTTCGACCCGTAAGCCGGATGTGGTTTGCGGGTTAATTGTTTGTATGTGTGAATCACATTACAATCGCCGCTTACTTTTACCGATAGAGCCGCAAATCGATGCAGCCTTTAGAATATTGCCGTGAAAAAGCGTTATCCAGCCGTTCCAGTTTTTTATCCGGTTTCCGTTTCCTTAGAGGAGACAGACATAATGCATTGCTTGTTTTGTATGCGTTCTGCCGTGAATTGGATGATGTTGTAGACGGTTGTTCGGATAAAAATATAGCCGAAATAAGTTTGCGGTGGTGGCAGGAGGATTTGGCAAAAGTATTTTCAGACGGCTGTCCGGCGCATCCTGTAAATCAGGCTTTAAAACAGATTGTTGGGAAGTTCGATATGCCGCATGAGGAATTAGTGGAAGTTATCGAAGGTATGCGCATGGATTTGCGACAGAGCCGTTATGCGGATTTTTCTTCCCTTTCTCTGTATTGTTATCGGGTTGCGGGAGTAGTCGGACGGCTGATTGCGCGTATTTTGGGGTTTGAAAACCGGCAAACTTTGGAATATGCGCAAAAGCAGGGTTTGGCCTTGCAATTGACCAATATTATTCGCGATGTCGGCGAAGATGCGTGTATGGGGCGGATTTATCTGCCGCAAGACGAATGTCGCCGTTTCAACGTAACGGAAAACATGATTCTCCAATGTCGTCCGACGGAAGAATTTGTTGCGCTGATGGATTTTCAAGCCGATAGGGCATTGCAGGTTTATCGCGATGCGAAGGAATTGCTTCCGCCGCAAGACAGCAAAAAACAAAAGGCAGGCTTGGTTATGGCAGCGGTTTATCACGCGCTGTTGCTGGAAATCCGCCGTGACGGAGTGGGCAATGTGCTGAAATACAAAACCGGTATCCCCACACCGCGTAAAACGCGCATTGCATTGAAAACCTGGTTGTTCGGATTCAAGCCATGAGTACAAATATGAAACGCAAAATTGCAGTCATTGGAGCAGGGTGGAGCGGATTGTCTGCCGCCGTACGGTTGT harbors:
- the hpnD gene encoding presqualene diphosphate synthase HpnD, producing MQPLEYCREKALSSRSSFLSGFRFLRGDRHNALLVLYAFCRELDDVVDGCSDKNIAEISLRWWQEDLAKVFSDGCPAHPVNQALKQIVGKFDMPHEELVEVIEGMRMDLRQSRYADFSSLSLYCYRVAGVVGRLIARILGFENRQTLEYAQKQGLALQLTNIIRDVGEDACMGRIYLPQDECRRFNVTENMILQCRPTEEFVALMDFQADRALQVYRDAKELLPPQDSKKQKAGLVMAAVYHALLLEIRRDGVGNVLKYKTGIPTPRKTRIALKTWLFGFKP